A window of Primulina tabacum isolate GXHZ01 chromosome 4, ASM2559414v2, whole genome shotgun sequence contains these coding sequences:
- the LOC142541355 gene encoding uncharacterized protein LOC142541355, which produces MASEKTRSQWSKAYFSTAPKSDILLNNMCESFNSFILDAREKPIKDVLAKIYVEAIRYSPMKSNEMHYQITRSDDRRDQHSVDLLTRSCSCRKYDLTGIPCKHAVCAIWCKKDDPEAYVHPYYLVETYRRCYATRIMPVDGSNLWPPCDLVPPLSPIYIQKVRRPANYEEENQMNHPILKIS; this is translated from the exons ATGGCTAGCGAAAAAACCCGAAGCCAGTGGTCTAAGGCGTATTTCAGCACCGCTCCTAAATCAGACATCTTGTTGAACAACATGTGTGAAAGTTTTAACAGCTTCATATTAGATGCCAGGGAGAAGCCA ATCAAAGATGTGCTTGCAAAGATATATGTGGAAGCTATTAGGTATTCTCCCATGAAGTCAAATGAAATGCACTACCAGATAACGAGATCAGATGACAGACGTGATCAGCATTCGGTTGACTTGTTGACCAGGTCTTGCAGTTGTAGGAAATATGACTTGACAGGCATTCCTTGCAAGCACGCTGTATGCGCCATTTGGTGCAAAAAAGATGATCCAGAAGCATATGTCCATCCTTATTACTTGGTAGAGACATATAGAAGATGTTATGCAACACGAATAATGCCTGTCGATGGGTCAAACTTGTGGCCCCCATGTGATTTGGTGCCACCACTATCCCCAATTTACATACAAAAAGTTAGAAGGCCTGCAAATTACGAAGAAGAGAACCAGATGAACCACCCCATTCTGAAAATAAGTTGA
- the LOC142542662 gene encoding uncharacterized protein LOC142542662, producing the protein MIQLLFALVLSEMALIVVFVFKTPFRKLVIMGLDRVKRGRGPIVVKTVAGTVFVVMMSIVYSALKIQRRWADDGEVNPTDQILLAKNLLEASLMGFSLFLALMIDRLHHYIRELRVRRKTMEAVKKQSRVFEDGKPPVSEEIKALEAETSSLHKRIQQLETNLEEKSKEASNAEASAFALKKQSEGFLLEYDRLLEENQNLRSQLQSLDRRLSHSNSKKVT; encoded by the exons ATGATACAGTTGCTGTTTGCTCTGGTATTGTCGGAGATGGCTTTGATAGTTGTGTTCGTGTTCAAGACGCCGTTTAGGAAGCTAGTGATAATGGGTTTGGACCGGGTCAAACGGGGCCGCGGCCCGATTGTGGTGAAGACGGTGGCGGGAACCGTTTTTGTGGTGATGATGTCTATTGTGTACAGTGCGCTCAAGATCCAGAGACGCTGGGCCGACGATGGTGAGGTCAATCCCACGGATCAGATTCTTCTGGCGAAGAACCTTCTTGAAGCTTCTCTCATGG GATTCTCCTTATTCCTTGCATTGATGATTGATAGACTACATCATTATATTCGAGAACTGCGCGTAAGGAGAAAGACAATGGAAGCCGTAAAGAAACAAAGCCGGGTTTTTGAGGATGGTAAGCCTCCAGTTTCTGAGGAAATTAAAGCACTGGAAGCAGAGACATCATCGTTGCACAAGAGGATCCAGCAGCTCGAGACGAACCTTGAAGAAAAGTCTAAAGAAGCAAGCAATGCAGAAGCCAGTGCTTTCGCTTTGAAAAAACAATCAGAAGGATTTCTTCTTGAATATGACAGATTGCTTGAAGAAAACCAGAACCTTCGAAGCCAGTTGCAATCTCTAGACCGGAGATTGTCCCATTCAAACAGCAAGAAAGTTACTTAA
- the LOC142541467 gene encoding putative F-box protein At4g22030: MATLKSSSLLKSSMSSSSSQQKRTLRAAINIPQRVTGISLPDLRTSGLDEFELHNSTEKRLSPFSTNTGFKRFENNGADPLVMEKIYAILEAVADRVEMHNNIGDQRTHWNSLLLNSTNAITLAAATMAGIAAISAGAPAAALKISSASMYVAATGMLSILNTIQPSQLAEEQRNSARIFKQLQNQIQTMIYTGNPTTVDVKELMEKVLALDKAYPLPLLGVMLEKFPATVEPAVWWPSEQRRRQSKGLWGNKDFNGWNGKLEEEMKEIVNVMRTKDKEDYVKLANKALKLNKILAISAPILTGLAAVGSSLVGSPSHGGWAVMLGVLGGALASVVNALEHGGQVGMVFEMYRSNAGFFKLMEESIESNLSEEDLERRENGELFEMKVCLQLGRSMSELRDLAAASSIKGAEINEFASKLF, from the coding sequence atggcaACCTTAAAATCTTCGAGCTTATTGAAGTCATCcatgtcttcttcttcttcccaGCAAAAAAGAACTCTCAGGGCTGCCATTAACATCCCGCAACGTGTCACCGGTATTTCTCTTCCCGATCTCCGAACAAGTGGTCTGGACGAATTCGAACTCCATAACAGTACTGAAAAACGGCTGAGTCCCTTTAGCACTAACACgggatttaaaagatttgagaaTAATGGCGCGGATCCTTTGGTGATGGAGAAGATTTACGCAATCTTGGAAGCAGTTGCGGATAGAGTTGAAATGCACAACAACATCGGAGATCAAAGAACCCATTGGAATAGTCTTCTTTTGAATTCAACCAATGCGATCACTCTGGCGGCGGCAACCATGGCAGGAATTGCCGCCATAAGCGCCGGAGCTCCGGCGGCTGCTTTGAAGATTTCTTCGGCTTCCATGTACGTGGCCGCAACTGGGATGCTCTCGATCTTGAATACGATTCAGCCGTCTCAGCTTGCGGAAGAACAACGAAACTCTGCCAGGATTTTCAAACAGCTTCAGAATCAAATCCAGACGATGATTTACACAGGGAACCCTACGACGGTTGATGTGAAAGAATTAATGGAAAAAGTGTTGGCTCTGGATAAAGCTTACCCGCTCCCTCTACTTGGCGTAATGCTGGAAAAATTCCCAGCGACAGTGGAGCCTGCAGTCTGGTGGCCATCAGAGCAACGGCGGAGGCAGTCAAAAGGGCTATGGGGGAACAAAGATTTCAACGGCTGGAATGGGAAGTTAGAGGAAGAAATGAAAGAAATAGTGAACGTGATGAGAACAAAAGATAAAGAAGATTACGTGAAATTGGCCAACAAAGCATTAAAACTTAACAAAATTCTCGCCATTTCGGCCCCAATTCTGACGGGTTTAGCCGCCGTGGGTTCCTCATTAGTGGGCTCCCCTTCCCATGGAGGTTGGGCAGTGATGCTGGGCGTTTTAGGCGGCGCGTTGGCGAGTGTTGTGAATGCACTCGAACACGGCGGGCAGGTGGGGATGGTGTTCGAAATGTACCGGAGCAACGCGGGATTCTTCAAGCTGATGGAAGAATCGATAGAATCGAACCTGAGCGAAGAAGATTTGGAGAGAAGGGAGAACGGAGAATTATTTGAAATGAAGGTGTGTCTGCAGTTGGGAAGAAGCATGTCGGAGCTCAGAGATCTTGCGGCAGCGTCCTCCATTAAAGGGGCAGAGATCAATGAGTTCGCCAGCAAGCTTTTCTGA